DNA from Tripterygium wilfordii isolate XIE 37 chromosome 15, ASM1340144v1, whole genome shotgun sequence:
GTTATTACTTTTGATACAACATATCTCACTAGTAAATATGACATGCCATTTGCTCCTTTTGTTGGTATTAATCACCACGGTCAATCAATACTGTTTGGATGCGGGCTCATTTCCAATAAAGACACAGAGACCTTCATTTGGTTATTTAGAACTTGGCTTGCGTGTATGTCTGGTGTTGCTCCTAGTGGAATCATCACGGACCAAGACAGAGCTTTGAAGAATGCAATTGCAGTTGTGTTTCCTGGAAGTATGCATCGGTTGTGTTTATGGTCTATGTTGAAGAAGGTGCCTGAAAAGCTGTGTTCCTACAAACAATATGAACCCATATCTTATGCATTCAAAAATGTTGTATATGATTCACAAAGCATAGTTGAGTTTGAAGATGGTTAGAAGATGATGATTCAAAAATATCAATTGGAAGAAAATGTTTGGTTGACCTCATTGTATGAGGAGAGAGATATGTGGGTTCCAATATTTGTGAAAAAATACTTTTGGGCTGGAATGTCTACAACCCAAAGAAGTGAGAGCATGCACGCATTTTTTGATGGATATGTCAACTCCAAGACAACTTTGAAACAATTTGTGGAGCAATATGATAATGCATTGAGGAACAACGTGGAGAAGGAATATCAAGCTGATTTCGACTCCTTTCACAAGCAAGTTCCATGTGCAACTTTTTATGAAATGGAGAAACAAATTCAAAGTTTGTACACTACGGCAAAGTTTAAGGAGTTTCAAACTGAGTTGACTGGAATGATGTATTGCGGGATCAAATCAGTTGCGAAGAGTGCGAATGTTTCACAATATGTTCTAGATGAAGATGTTGTCTTTGGAGAGGATGGAATGAAAAAAGTAGCCTTCAATGTATACTTCGATGACTGCAGTTCTGAAGTAAGGTGTACTTGTTTTAGGTTTGAGTTTAGAGGCATCCTGTGCAGACATGCAATCACCGTGTTAATCCGTAATGGTCAGTCTCTACTTCCATCTCATTATGTTTTCAGGCGATGGagaaaagatgtgaggagatGTCATACTCGGGTAAAAATCAATTATGAGGGGTGGATCATCACAAGTGAACAACGACGATACGATAATCTGTGTAACTTATTCACAAAAGTGGCAGACTTGGCAGCAGATAATGATGATAATTATGGTAGTGTCATGAAATGGATTGAAGATGCTGTAAAGAATATGTCAACAAACCGAGTTATTGGTTCTAGCTCCACCACCAACATCTTCTCCAATGAGCTGAAGTAACACCAACACAAGATGTTGATACAAATCTGGTACaaaattgtttttttattttttatttttcattaaatttatCGGTGAAAAAATCTGGTACAAAATGTGATTTGACTTGCTACTTTGGTAATAGTCGggggattttttttgttatgtttttcttATAGGACTCAAGTCAATTGGACTACCAAATTGAGGACACATCCAACACCATTGATGTAACTCAAGGTATTGTATCTTTCTACATGCCaatgttcttcattttctccaatagtcactgttcttttgtttttttttttttttactaaggTACGTATTGGAAGCATTGGTGCTTCAAATCAAGCCATGGGAGGTGGTTTTATAAACTTATTTTTGGGTGTCTCACAGGTACAATGCCTTGTATAATTATTTATGGATTTATCAAGGgcagtttttatttatttgtaaccCACacatttttccttttgttatcAGGCTGCTCTTAGCTTGGGGGATGAAATCGTTAGTGATGCCCGATGTACTGCTGAAAGTTCAGGACGTCGTAGAATTCATGAAATACGCCGGATGCTGCTTCTTTATAGCCGGATGTTTATTTGATGTATTGTTAAGGATATTTCTGTTGCTTCTTTGATGGCaatgggttttattttttttttggcttgaaGGGTTTCCTCACACTTAATGTCTTGTTAAAGCAATGTGCAAGATCATATGATACATCATGGTTTCTTGTGTCTTTGTTATGCCCGAGTCACTAGCCTATGAGAACCATGAGTAGCTCAAATCGTACTCATGGTATTTCATGGAAGTTTCGGGTTCAAGCCTTCCCATCCCCTTCTCCGCAATTGTACTCAATGTTGAAAGCATTTTCTCTAGGCTATACCTGGCCAAGGAACCGGGACCATTATCATCCAATAAGTAAGACAACTAccaccatcaattttttttcataaaatgaacaaacattaatTCAAAATCTTCTCGCCTTTGTCATGTGTCTACTAGAGATTTGTTGACTATTGTATACCAATGttagaaaatagagaaatcCGAATAACAAGAGATCCACCGACGGAATTGATCTTCTTGTATAACAGGATCGCCTAGGTCTCGGATATGGTATTAGACTCTATCCGAAATATTCACAGCACAAATACCTCAATATTTCGCAAGAGTCACATCACAAATACCTCAATAATTCGTAAGAGTAAGTTAAGAGTAAGTTTCCGTATCACCAAGATTAGAATATTcgtaagagaagaaaaagattcaTAGTAGTCAATTTTTGGTGTATCTCTTTCTATCTCTCTACACCctctatttataatttatagtGGAGAGATTAAGAGTCCTACTAGAAAGTTCTAGTTTGTTTAGAACTCAGTCTCCAATATCTATACGCTTTCTCACGTGTCTACTAGAAATTGATCCATAAGGTGTCAAAATACAGACCGTCCCATGATGTTTCAGGGGAAGAAAATTCTAATTATTTCCATTTTCAAGCCAAAATAAAGGTCTTCATCTTTTTATGCTTGAAAATAAAGgtcttctttatttatttaattttgtctgATCACGAGCATGAAAAGTGGATCATGTATGACGACAAGACTGTCAAGGTAAGTAAACCTTTTGTAGTAGTGCATCCTGCTGTCTTTTATGTGCCTcttttcttctgttacaattTGCGCTTGATGCCTAGGTTGTTGTTGGCTGAACCGATGTTCTTACCATGTGCCAAAGAGGGCACTTACAACCTCAAGGTCTGTTCTTTGAAGCTGTAACCTAGTTTTTTGGTGGaactttttcttattttttcttcAGTAAGATACCATTGAGTTAAATGTGGCTTGGGCTTTGGTGAGGCTTGTCCATGGTGAGGCTTGTCCATGGTGATGCATTGCACAGCTTACACCCATGAAAAACTCAGATAGTAGAAGCTCACTGCATTTCTCCTATGCATGATTTGCTTTGGGTTTGGAGATTGACAAAATCTAAACCCAAAAAAAGTTAGTTTGATTGTTGAAAGAAGATGTCTTCACAATTATGAAAAAATCTTAAAGCAGgactatgaaaaaaaaattaaaaataagtaaaattcaaTGATGTGTAATTGTTTATATAAGAAATGACATCTGACATGTGACAGCGTGAGACCCATAATATACAATGATCAATATATTTCTTGTACACACGTGACAAAGCATTTAGATATTGGAGACTCAGTTCTAAATAAACTAGAACTCGAGTTCTAGTAGGACTCTCAATCTCTACACTATAAATAAGGGGTGTAGAGAGATAGAAAAAAATACACCAAAAGTGGACTACTCCTCTTaatatttttctcttctcttacaTCTTGGTTGGTGATACAGAAGCTTACTATTGCGAATTATTGACGTATTTGTGCTGTTGATATTTCAGATATAGTCTATTGCGAATTATTGACGTATTTGTGCTGTTGATATTTCAGATATAGTCTAGTACCATATCCGAGACCTGGGCGATGCTGTTATACAAGAAGATCAATTCCGTCGATGGATCTCTTGTTATTTGGCCTTCTCTATTTTTTCTAACATTGGTACCaatgtaaaccctaaaactcTGATATCAATgtaagaaaatagagaaagtcgAATAACAAGAGATCCATCGGTGGAATTGATCTTCTTGTATAACAGGATCACCCAGGTCTCGGATATAGTACTAGACTGGATCCGAAATATTCACAGCACAAATACCTCAATAATTCGCAAGAGtaagtgaccgacaccaaagtgtgtgtgtgtacttaccccaagtgtagggtatcgtcaagtaataaaccggtaagtccggtatcgatccacgagaaagcaatgcaaatttgaagtgaatgatatacAAATGACTAgcaaacactaataaacacaatgaatatcaaataaaagcaagtaaatgaaatgacccgaatgactcggtagcatgagcgattttgtaatcaaagtaagcacgaattggatttaaaacaattaattaaaaacctagtctctaatccgtcccgatggctactcggttctcatactcaaagtatcattgcaaacacacacaaccatacacaatgcattgtgtgatactatcaattatgcatatgcaaagagaattaggatataagacttcaattcatacatgtaggccatcgggtctcttaatctacgatgaacacaaagggataagcaccaaatattatggattaatgttcccccttggggctcggcttggctaacaccctagtttcacactcaaagatcaattaaccataactctcccatgcacattcctaaattaacccaaaaccccatcatcaatacacataattaatagttatgcaatggaaaactcaattaattaaggaaatcatgcaatggatttaacaattctcaatcaaacacattagatgcaatccctagactagacaatccaagaatacaatcaaatatgtcattctcatatatccaatcacacaactatcatgaaattaaaagagaaaaatcgaagctacgattctttgagcataccttgagtaatcgaaaccttgcacccaccgttcgggactagaaactagaaagggaacttagccactcattataatgagaataaacatcaattttatagataaaaaccaatgtttacaatcaagatcacaagaactaagtaaaaccctagagagagaaagagagaaaaactatggaggctagatgttgtgtaATCCAATGAATGAGGAAGAagacccaatcttagggttttcctctctttttacaatgaaaaatacctaattacccttacaataacgtcccccattggttacataaatGATTTTCCCCAAATGCCCCTGAAATTTCAGTGTAGAAACTTGCAGATTCgcgataggtgtccggacacttcatgcatccttcaactttgtgagcctctgtctcgatttgtgaagaaagtgtccggacgcctaatgtgggtgtccggacagtaagtgtccggacaccttgggaggtgtcccgacaccttacagcaaaaagtgcccaaaaaatgctccaacttgcccgaacaaggtccgattcctacaaaaccaaagggaaacatttgtaagtgtaaaactaagctaaaatgcaatcaaatacattagctaaatgctagaacatcctaattaaaagacattggaacctcaaaatagaggtccaatcaataAGCTTTCGTATCATCAAGATTAGAATATTCGTAAGAGAGAAAAAGACTAAGAGTAATCcatttttgatgtatttttttctaTATCTCTACACCGCTATTTATAGATAGTGGAGATATTGAGAGTCCTACTACAACTCTTAGAAGAGTTCTAGTTTATTTAGAGCTGAGTCTCCAATATCTATATGTTTTGTCACGTGTCTACTAAAATGTTGACCATTGTATATTATGGGTCTCACGCTGTCACATGTCGGAGGTTATTTCTTATATAAACAATTACACACAAATTTTGTCATTGAATTTtacttatctttaattttttttcatagtcATGCtttaagattttaaaaaaaaaacaaaagaaatgacAATTGGAAAATCTGAAATCCACATGGCTGAAGGAAATCTCCAGGGCAACGTGAAAGCCCCATCCTGGTTAATAAACGTCACTTTGGTTCGTCAATTCCCAGGTGACAAAGCCATTCTTTCCCCATCATTTAAACTACCCgccttcctcttcttccttttccgATCTGCACCACTCCCCTTCCCTTTGCTCTGTAAAACCCCAGTTTcactttcttctctctcatcctaaaaccctaaattaaTATCCATTGACCTTCTCCCTTTTCGTCTATTTCGCAGATCCGGCCGTTTATCTAATCCAGGTTCTGCTTTGCCTATTGAtatgaaattttaatttttttaataatttcgtTGAGATTCATTCACCTTATAATTTGAATTGATCATCGATTGATTCGTTGTGTGCGCTACTGTTgaaatatattttagttttttttttccttgtttgtcgAACTGTAGATTTTGGATCTCGTTGTTATTGGAACACCTACACGAGGACGTAGTAGGAAGATCTTTTAGGGCTTTGATTTGGTTGAATTATGGCTGCTCCTGTTCCTCCGGGGGCACCTAGACCTGGCTACAATCAGCAGCGTCCACCGCCTAATTATAACCCCAATTTGCAATCAAACCCCACTTCTTTAGCCGATAACATGCAGAATTTGAATCTCAATAGGCCGGCTTCTATGCCTGGTTCTGGTCCCAGGCTTCCCCCTTTTGCCCAGGCAGCGCCTTTTGGCCAATCAGCCCCTTCCCCTGGGTTTCCGGCTGCATCACCACCATTTTCACGCCCAGGTCCACCCCCTGCTGCCCTTTCTAGGCCTGCTGCACCCCCTTCTGGATTTCCACCATCCACATTTCCCCCCAATGTAGCCCAAGCAAGACCCCGTGGCCCTCCTGTTAGTCAGCCTCAGCCGCCTCCTTTTGCGTCCAGGCCACCTCCTGGTTCCTTGCCCTCTACAATGGGAGGACCTGTTGTGCCTCCAGCAGGGGCTCCTAGTAATTTTCCATATTCAGGTATCCCTAGTGGTGGAATTGGAGCAACATCACAGCCGCCGGGTGCTCGACCAAGTCCTTTTCCATCAGCTTTGCCTTTGAGTGCTGCTCCTGTAATGCCTTCGTCTAGTACCCTAGGTGGCCCAGTTAGTAATGGCACCCCACTGTTTGCCTCAGGTCCTTTGACAACTGCTCCAGGGTACCCTCCAGCCAGCAGCTCTCCCCAACCACCAATGGGACCTCCACCAACTATATCATCCGCCAGGGCTCCTCCTCAGGCTCCAAGCATGCATTCTTTCATGGGAAGTCCAACTGTCGGTGCTCCACCAGGTGCTTCCATGCAAATGCCTTCACCATTTTTGGCAACATCTCAAGGTGTCCCACCATCCATGGGTTCTCCATATGGACCACAGTCGTGGCCAATGCAACCTCAACAGGTAAGaacaatcacaatcacaatattcattttttatgtggtttgaaaactgaaaagtgATTCCAGTGGTCTGGGAAGATATTTCAAAATTGGTCTCCATGGTGACAACTTCTGACTTCACTTGATAGTATTTGATCATACTGGTCCCTTCCTCTTTCCTTGCAAGTATATTTTAACTGCTGCCGGCAGGTGGATTTTCCGCTGCATCATATCATCATTAAGAACCGTCTATCAAGTAGTACTCATGCTTTAAGATGTTAATATTGTTCAGGCTTAGATCTTAAGGTCAAAATTCAAGTATGTTATTGTTTCTATTATGTTCAGCTTAACAAGAGCATGGCCACGTAGACGTAGGCACAATTAGATTCTCACAGTGATTTGCTCCAATAATTGCTTTCTGGCATTAACTGgggtattttttttatcatcattATTTCCCCCTTTGTTTAATCATCTGTACTATAAATACCTATGATTGAATAGGTGGGTGCACCTCCACCAATTCCTGGTTCAGTTCAACAGCGAAGAATGTTTGGAATGCATCCAACTCTGCCACATCAATCAACTACCATATCACCTGCCACGGGTCAAACTGGTGCCCCAGTGGCAGGTCCATCAAGGATTGATCCACATCAAATCCCAAGGCCCATTCCAAGCGCCACAGCGGTTGTGCATGAAACACGTGTGGGCAATCAGGCCAATCCACCTCCGGTATCTTATTTGGCTTCATTTTAAAACGCAGACATTTTTTGATTGATCCAATTTGGGTGTTCTTTAATATTTCGAATATTTTGATAATAATCTCTCCATTATTTATCTCGGTTTTGTTATTATGTGTAGTTACTTACATTGTGGTAGCCTTCATGGATCctgtaaatatttaatttttcctCTGGTTTATTAATTTCTGATGACTTGGTAATTTTTGAAGCCTGCTACGAGTTATTATATTGTTCGAGACACTGGGAATTGCAGCCCACGTCACATGAGAAGCACCATCAGTCAGGTCATTAACTGAATACTTAATGTGCATGAACCTACAATGTTTGCATTTTGTTACATTTTTGCAAAATTTTAAAGCTCCATTTATGGAATTTTGTAGCTTATGCAATTAAACTGCCGGAGCCTTGTGCGTGGGAGTTGCTTACCTTATGAATTATTTTGTTCTTCCACCAGATTCCCTGCACAGTTGATCTTTTGTCGACATCTGGGATGCAATTGGCTTTGTTGGTCCAACCTTTGGCTCTTCCTCATCCATCCGAGGAGCCTATACAAGTAATTATAATTCCTTTGTGTTGCCATCTTGCTCTGATATGGTTGTGGTCTTGCTCTGATATGGTTGTGGTCTTTGTCTATGTACTTTTATAGGTCAGCATTCTCCTCTTAGAGTATTGAATTTTTACAAAAGCCAGACTTATTCGTGGAGATGAAAACCCTGAATATTTAATTCACTAGTTGATACATTTTTGTACGTGGAGGAATGGTTCTTTGGGCTAAGAAATAATGATATTTAATAGCATAAGAAGTTCGTTATTGATAAGTACTGTAATGCTAACAGGAACTAAGTTTAGGTCTACGATGTACCATGTAATGTTTTGTGGAAAACCTGGGAATGGACAATATTCATATCATTTGATGTGGGTCTTAGCTTTTACTTTAGTTTTTAACAGCCTATTTTATGGAAACTAAATTTCTGCAGTTTATTTAGGCTACTAAGTGGCAAAATATGCTTGAGGTTAGGATGAAGTATACTTTTGAGGCAAACATGGAACTAGGAGAAGATCATCAAGGCCTTGTAGTTATAGTGTATAGCAATTGTCTGGCCAGCTCTTTTTATGTTATGTGGcttgatgtgtgtgtgtgtgtgtgttttttttttccttctgaatGAAGGTGTTTTCATTCATTTGAGTTCTTTGATTGTGGCCTTTCTCCGGTCAgcatttccttttaaatttttgtcttGTTTACTTTTACCTATATCATTTCCAGATGAAAACTGTCTGTAGTCTTTTGACTGTTAATTTTCTGTTCGTGCAAATGATGATTGAAGAACTCCCACCTCCTTTATCTATATTCTTTGATGAAAGTTGTGAATTCTGCCTTTTGAACTTTTTCTGGCATAAATTCCAAAAGAATGCTTGTTTTTTATTTGCTAGTTGAATAAAAACTCAAAATCTCATCTCATATGTTTGCTGAATACTTTGTAGGTTGTGGACTTTGGTGAAAGTGGCCCTATTCGATGTTCTCGCTGCAAAGGGTACATAAATCCTTTTATGAAGTTCATTGATCAAGGGAGGAAGTTCATCTGTAACTTGTGTGGTCAGTATCAACTTATTTCACTGTGATGTCCTACCTTTAGTAGTTCATTGCAACTTTATTCATTAGACTGTCACTTTGTTACGTAACATGTATGTCAATTCTGTTTCCTTCTGTCTAAAATGTTTTGGGGacaaattttacatttttatttgaaGGTTGTGGTCTTGCTTTGCTCCATAGTCATGGTTTGCGTCATTCATATTACACTGTAACAGTGACAGAACACGTTGGCTGCTTGAAACCTTTTCCCAATAtttaaattcagattttgtCTTTGGCGGAAAGGGAGCTCCAATTCAGCATTCTTTAGCATCTTACAATGTGTTTGTTAATGTTAAAGTTGAAtcaatttttctcttttcatctATTCTCTAATGCTTTGTTTATAATCTAGTAACCATATTCACTACAAGCATCTCTTTGTTTTGCTTCACATATTTTTGATTGTGTAAATAATGGATAATATCCTTTACTAAATGGGGACTTGTAGTTATTTATGAGATTTTCCAAGACTAAATTGTCATGTGTTCCTATTTATAGTTTCTGTGAGTATGCAGTATAACATTCATGTTTTAGTTGTCTACATCAAGAAGGCCATGTATTTTGTGaaataaattcatatttttttgctGTAGACAGAGTTTTGTGCATTCTGGACTTTGAATGCGCTATTAAGGTGATAAAGGTTATGATTGGTTTGAAATACATACCATATCCATTTCAGGGTTTGCGGATGAGACTCCTCGTGACTACCATTGTAATCTAGGTCCAGATGGTAGGCGTAGAGATGCTGAAGAAAGGCCTGAGCTGTGCAGTGGAACTGTTGAATTTGTTGCTACAAAGGAATACATGGTTAGTCAAATTTACCTGATATTGTGTCTTCTCGATGTTGAGCTAGATGGGCCACATTGCCTGTAGGATGATGCCTATCATGTTTGAGTAGACATCATGGCTAGTCAAATACTATTCAAATGTCTTTGAATCATGATTATGTAAAAAATTGTATGTCAGGTAAAATATGAGGACAATGAATAGAAATTTAGTTGCATGATAATGTTAAATTTCTTTCCTACTTGAAACCTAGGCTATCTTTATCCAAACATACTAGGCCTCTCCCATCTTTAGTCTGGCTCTTACTCAGAGCTTTTTCAATCTTTTAGTTCCCTTAAAAACTTGATAGGGATGCCCCCCCCCCTCCCTTTGCACAGATATGTCTGATAAGGTTCTTCCATTCTGAAAAGAatacatttttcttctctttttttttggtttgaaaataaCATCAGTTCTGTTCATACTTGACTTTCCTCATCTCCATTCTAAAGAAAAAGGTTCATACTTGATTTTTAGCGATATGTGCTGATGGAAACTGGATCTTTGCCTTTCTTTGTCCTCCTTCCTGTTTACAATGGGTTTAGAGTAATGATGAACAAAACATTCATATCTGCTTAGACCTCGGGAAATAATTTCCCTATTCTTGTTTTATCTAATTTTTTATCGGTTTATCTTTCCATTAACTTTTGGGATCACAGGATAAGTAATTCTGTGTGGTAAATATTTTTCAGGTGCGGGACCCAATGCCTGCTGTCTACTTTTTCCTTATTGATGTATCCATGAATGCCATACAGACTGGTGCAACTGCTGCAGCTTGCAGTGCAATCAATCAAGTTATCTCTGATTTACCTGTGAGTTTCCTCTCTCTTGTGAAGGCTGAAGCTTTTGGTTGTGACCAATTCTAACAATGTTATGGTATTGTGGATTTCGTAgtcgttttttttctttctatacttGCTGAAATAATCTCCACCAACCtcttgtttgtgtgtgtgcgtgtatttgatttgtttattttttcaaCTTTTCAGTGTAGTGCTTTAGttgttttgtttggttgttTGTGAATTGTCATCCTTTGTTGGTTAATATGCCATCCATATTTCGAGAGGGAAGATAGTCTGAACTGATTTATTGCTGCAGGATGGACCACGAACACTGGTGGGAATTGCAACATTTGACTCAACAATTCATTTCTACAATTTGAAGCGTTCACTGCAGCAGGTAAATTTTTAGTGGGAGGCTCACTTTCTATTGCACTgttttaaaattctaaaatgACTTGGTTGACCCTCATCATTTCTCTTTTCATTTCTTAGTTCTCTAAAGGGTTGGCACTTGGCACCCCCGTGCCCTCTTCTTATAATAAGTTCTTTTTGCAacgtggaaaaaaaattattgcatCTCTTTATATagttccttttatttttctaacatactacaaatt
Protein-coding regions in this window:
- the LOC119979886 gene encoding protein FAR-RED IMPAIRED RESPONSE 1-like gives rise to the protein MSTTQRSESMHAFFDGYVNSKTTLKQFVEQYDNALRNNVEKEYQADFDSFHKQVPCATFYEMEKQIQSLYTTAKFKEFQTELTGMMYCGIKSVAKSANVSQYVLDEDVVFGEDGMKKVAFNVYFDDCSSEVRCTCFRFEFRGILCRHAITVLIRNGQSLLPSHYVFRRWRKDVRRCHTRVKINYEGWIITSEQRRYDNLCNLFTKVADLAADNDDNYGSVMKWIEDAVKNMSTNRVIGSSSTTNIFSNELK
- the LOC120016544 gene encoding protein transport protein Sec24-like At4g32640; the encoded protein is MAAPVPPGAPRPGYNQQRPPPNYNPNLQSNPTSLADNMQNLNLNRPASMPGSGPRLPPFAQAAPFGQSAPSPGFPAASPPFSRPGPPPAALSRPAAPPSGFPPSTFPPNVAQARPRGPPVSQPQPPPFASRPPPGSLPSTMGGPVVPPAGAPSNFPYSGIPSGGIGATSQPPGARPSPFPSALPLSAAPVMPSSSTLGGPVSNGTPLFASGPLTTAPGYPPASSSPQPPMGPPPTISSARAPPQAPSMHSFMGSPTVGAPPGASMQMPSPFLATSQGVPPSMGSPYGPQSWPMQPQQVGAPPPIPGSVQQRRMFGMHPTLPHQSTTISPATGQTGAPVAGPSRIDPHQIPRPIPSATAVVHETRVGNQANPPPPATSYYIVRDTGNCSPRHMRSTISQIPCTVDLLSTSGMQLALLVQPLALPHPSEEPIQVVDFGESGPIRCSRCKGYINPFMKFIDQGRKFICNLCGFADETPRDYHCNLGPDGRRRDAEERPELCSGTVEFVATKEYMVRDPMPAVYFFLIDVSMNAIQTGATAAACSAINQVISDLPDGPRTLVGIATFDSTIHFYNLKRSLQQPLMLIVPDVNDVYTPLQTDIVVQLSECRQHLELLLESIPTMFENKKTAESAFGAAIKAAFLAIKSTGGKLLVFQSVLPSVGIGSLSSRDAEGRTNISAGDKEAHKLLQPADKTLKTMAVEFAEYQVCVDLFITTQSYVDIASISVIPRTTGGQVYYYHPFSALSDPSKLYNDLRWNVTRPQAFEAVMRVRCSQGIQVQEYSGNFCRRIPTDIDLPGIDCDKTIMVTLKHDDKLQDGSECAFQCALLYTTVYGQRRIRVINLSLPCTSMLSNLFRSADLDTQFACFLKQAAHEIPSSPLSVVKEQVTNHCINILPSYRKFCATVSSSGQLILPEALKLLPLYTLALIKGTGLRTDGKIDERSFWINYVSFLSTPLAIPLVYPRMVAIHDLNSQDDDKSLIPPAIPLSSEHVSDEGIYLLENGDDGLIYIGNSVHSDILTQLFGFSSIDEIPTQFVLQQYDNPLSKKLNDVVNEIRRQRCSYLRLKLCKKGDPSGMLFLSYLVEDKNSSLPSYVEFLVHIHRQIQLKMS